From the genome of Vicia villosa cultivar HV-30 ecotype Madison, WI linkage group LG2, Vvil1.0, whole genome shotgun sequence, one region includes:
- the LOC131648228 gene encoding indole-3-acetic acid-induced protein ARG7-like, whose translation MAKKKSRGSIVKLIEKLQKRLLLVRNKSSSTYVPEDVKEGHFAVIAEGMKEQESERFVLPLSCLTNPIFVRLLEQAEEEYGFDHEGALTIPCKPSELHKMLQHEDSCHNSMVFQNY comes from the coding sequence ATGGCCAAAAAGAAGAGTAGAGGTAGCATTGTGAAGCTCATTGAGAAGCTACAAAAGAGGCTATTACTAGTGAGAAACAAATCATCATCAACCTATGTGCCAGAGGATGTAAAAGAGGGACATTTTGCTGTTATAGCTGAAGGTATGAAAGAACAAGAATCAGAGAGATTTGTGCTTCCATTGAGTTGTTTAACAAATCCAATTTTTGTGAGGCTTTTGGagcaagcagaagaagagtatgGTTTTGATCATGAAGGTGCACTAACCATTCCTTGCAAGCCTAGTGAGCTTCACAAGATGCTACAACATGAGGATTCTTGTCATAATTCTATGGTTTTTCAAAACTATTGA
- the LOC131651301 gene encoding secreted RxLR effector protein 161-like, with amino-acid sequence MLDKFGMSISKVVSTPLSNLFKISLDQCPKIDAEVEYMSNVPYASVVGCLMYVMVCTRLDLAQAVSQVCKFMSKPGKRHWETVKCIFMYLKGTMRYGIMFSSKQGNPSVVGYVDLDYVSDMDDRRYITWYVFTLAGGHICWKSSVQYILAMSTTEAEYTTTGEAVKEAL; translated from the coding sequence ATGTTAGACAAGTTTGGCATGAGTATATCGAAAGTTGTGAGTACTCCATTATCGAATCTTTTTAAGATTTCATTGGATCAATGTCCAAAGATAGATGCAGAAGTTGAGTATATGTCAAATGTCCCTTATGCTAGTGTTGTTGGTTGTTtaatgtatgttatggtctgtactagactaGATTTGGCACAAGCTGTAAGTCAAGTCTGTAAGTTTATGTCCAAACCAGGAAAGCGTCATTGGGAAACAGTCAAGTGTATTTTCATGTACTTGAAGGGTACAATGAGGTATGGTATTATGTTTAGCAGTAAACAGGGTAATCCATCAGTCGTAGGATATGTTGATTTAGACTATGTTAGTGATATGGATGATAGGAGGTATATAACATGGTATGTCTTTACTTTAGCAGGAGGACATATTTGTTGGAAATCATCGGTTCAATATATATTGGCCATGTCGACAACTGAAGCAGAATACACGACGACGGGAGAAGCTGTCAAAGAAGCCTTATGA
- the LOC131653858 gene encoding dolichol kinase EVAN-like, whose translation MTTSFFNGERVVVLFFISRILFSLPISLISHGVSLSLIALAAFLLEISVDSSISPFPLRTRPGASSGILLGAITLPSLILSKLIQSSRGFSLQQLQPQEIEYLTLQYWATSASVFFVLLFLALRLRISHWGLRFSFCFIFLQAVLCVAALLTTSQIGLHPALKLSWVFFHGLGSVKLIQHFMRTFPSCASVGEAFLVTAGIVLYFGDMLLLTIKKLCGLLVSSELDTTDEIKRSEINIIIQGLVLGLLLYPIALKYILQIWEWLINTIYSEQKRYYEIGRSLIFIASLGLALIVFVPLWMQFVQEFDMHPFFWVLSFVFSEPSKRLSLCIYWLCIISVSVLRFYTISKNSKIERILLRKYYHLIAVLMFSPALIFQPKFLDLAFGAALAVFLILEIIRVWRIWPFGQPINQFMNAFTDHRDSDLLIVSHFSLLLGCALPIWLSSGYNDRPLAPFAGILSLGIGDTMASMVGYKYGVLRWSKTGKKTVEGTAAGITSVLAACSLLLPLLASAGYIFTQHWFSLLLAVTASGLLEAYTAQLDNAFIPLFFYSLLCL comes from the exons ATGACGACGTCGTTTTTCAACGGCGAGAGAGTCGTTGTTCTTTTCTTCATCTCCAGAATCCTCTTCTCTCTCCCAATCTCTCTCATCTCCCATGGCGTTTCTCTCTCCCTCATCGCCCTCGCCGCATTCCTCCTCGAGATCTCCGTCGATTCTTCCATTTCTCCCTTCCCTCTCCGCACCAG ACCGGGCGCTTCCTCCGGAATTCTACTCGGTGCAATAACTCTTCCGTCTCTCATTCTCTCCAAATTGATACAATCATCACGTGGATTCTCGCTCCAACAACTTCAACCTCAAg AGATTGAATATCTGACATTGCAATACTGGGCAACATCTGCCAGCGTCTTCTTTGTGCTTTTATTCCTCGCGTTGAGGCTAAGGATTTCTCATTGGGGTTTAAGGTTTAGCTTCTGTTTCATTTTCCTTCAAGCTGTGCTCTGTGTTGCGGCGCTTTTGACTACTTCTCAAATTG GGTTGCACCCTGCACTGAAGCTTTCATGGGTGTTTTTTCATGGATTGGGATCTGTAAAGCTAATTCAGCATTTCATGAGAACTTTTCCGTCGTGTGCTTCTGTTG GGGAAGCATTTTTGGTGACTGCTGGCATCGTTCTCTATTTTGGTGATATGCTGTTGCTTACTATAAAAAAG CTATGTGGACTATTGGTGTCATCAGAGTTGGATACTACAGATGAAATAAAACGAAGTGAGATAAATATTATAATTCAG GGGCTTGTCCTTGGGCTTCTGCTATATCCAATAGCTTTGAAATATATTCTCCAAATATGGGAGTGGTTAATAAATACAATTTATTCTGAACAAAAAAGATACTATGAGATTGGGAGATCCCTCATATTTATTGCTTCCCTTGGACTTGCCCTCATAGTGTTTGTACCATTATGGATGCAGTTCGTACAGGAATTTGATATGCATCCCTTTTTCTG GGTGCTTTCCTTTGTTTTCTCAGAACCATCCAAAAGACTGTCGTTGTGTATCTATTGGCTGTGTATAATTTCTGTTTCTGTTTTGCGATTCTATACCATCTCTAAGAACAGTAAGATTGAGAGGATTCTTTTGCGGAAATACTACCATCTGATAGCTGTCTTGATGTTTTCACCGGCCCTTATCTTTCAG CCAAAATTTCTCGATCTAGCTTTTGGCGCGGCATTGGCGGTTTTCTTAATATTAGAAATTATTCGA GTATGGAGAATCTGGCCCTTTGGACAACCAATAAATCAATTCATGAATGCATTCACCGATCACCGTGACTCTGATCTTCTCATTGTCAG CCACTTCTCACTCTTGCTTGGATGTGCTCTTCCTATTTGGTTGTCTTCTGGGTACAATGATCGACCTCTTGCACCTTTTGCGGGAATTTTGAGCCTAGGAATTGGAGATACAATG gcATCAATGGTTGGGTACAAGTATGGTGTTTTGAGGTGGAGTAAAACTGGCA AGAAAACAGTTGAAGGTACTGCAGCTGGTATAACGTCTGTACTAGCTGCATGCTCTTTACTCCTTCCACTTTTAGCATCAGCCGGATACATTTTCACTCAG CATTGGTTCTCTCTACTTCTAGCCGTGACTGCAAGTGGCTTGTTGGAAGCCTACACGGCGCAACTTGACAACGCCTTTATACCACTCTTTTTCTATAGTCTTCTCTGTTTGTAG